The genomic region CCTCTGGGGCATGGTCGCTGACCCCGAAAGAAAACACAGGAAATTGCGGAGTGGGGCGGGGGCATGAATGGACGCCGGTCCGGTTAGCGTTCGCTGCCTGGGAGCTATAGCTCTCATTGTCGGACTCAACCTTGTTCTATTCATTACCGTTCCTCAccatcgtctctctccctccaaagAGACCAACCAACTCTATCGTTCGTTACCCTTCATGGATCTTGAAACATTAATTTGGCACAACAACAAACAAGGAGAGGAAGATGGTGTCCAGCATGCAGAATGGACTGTGTGCTGTACTAATGAGCGGAGCTCTATAGTCCAATTTGTCTTGGCCCATGAGGCCTTGTTTTGACTGACTGGGCCCCTTGTGTCCCTATATGACAGGACTACTGTACACAGTTACAAAAGGCACGCGTTGGTCCAAATCTCATCCTCGTCGCCAAATGTACAGAGGCGTGTTGTGCAATTAAACTGAACATCTTCACTTCAGATCAACATGTTAGTAACTGGTACAAACTTCCGTGCACGCACACCGCGAGTGACACTTTTTAAACTTCTTATGGCgggggggggcagtattgagtagcttagtCATTGcttatcgaatatacagtgtctatggggtcatattgcacttccaaaggcttccactagatgtcaacagtctttagaatcttgtttgaggcttctactgtgaagtgggggcgaatgagagctgattcaaccagaggtctgccagagtggcatgagctgatcacgcgcaCTCACGTGAGAGcaacctgcgttccattgcaattctaaagacaaaggaattctccagttggaacattattgaagatttgttttaaaaacatcctaaagatttgattctatacatcgtttgacatgtttctacggactgtaacagaCTTTTTTCGTCTGGACCTAGTGCTCAagcctcatgaatttggattcctgggagtgcattctgatgaagatcaaaggtaagtgaatattataatgctatttctgacttctgttgatccacaacatggcgggtatctgtttGGCATTGTTTTGTTGTCtaagcgctgtactcagattattgcatggtgtgctttttcagtaaaggttttttaaaatctgacacagcggttgcattaaggagaagtgtatctataattccatgcataacagttgtatcttttatcaatgtttattatgagtgtttctgtaaattgatgtggctctcagCAAAAtccccggatgttttggaactactgaacataacgcgccaatgtaaactgagatttttggatataaatatgaactttatcaaacaaaacatacatgtattgtgtaacatgaagtcctatgagtgtcatctgatgaagatcaaaggttagtgattaatttgatctctaaatctgctttttgtgactcctctttttgtctggaaaaatgtgtgtttctgtgactaggcggtgatctaacataattgttcggtgtgctttcgctgtaacgCCTTTTtgaaaatcggacactgtggtgggatgaacaagtttatctttaaaatacttgtatgtttgaggaattttaatttagatttctgttgtttgaatttggcgccctgcactttcactggctgttgtcatattgatCCCGGTAGAGGGAtttcagccataagaagttaaaagcAACATCATTCAATATTCGACTGAGCTAGAACCCTACATTACTGAGCACAAcctatactgtatagtactgtacgAGACGCCCTGAAGCAGCAGCCATGGAAGTGGAATAGCCTACTGTTCTCTCAAACGCCTACACTAGGTACACTTCCAGTCAGTGTCCTGATCTGAAGTCATGCTGTACAATCTGTTCAAAGCTGAAAATGTAAGGTGGGCCTACAGACTAGAGCTGCTTTCTTCACAATCACATTACGGTAGGATCAGATCAGGCATTTAGGTCAAGGGTATGTTGTGCCGCCTGCAAGGAAACAACCCTGGTAGGGAGAGGTTATTCCTACTTAAGTTGACGGAATCATCTCAACAGTTGACTTCATTGCAGTGCAATCCTCAAAGATCAAAGCTACTCCGTGTGAGACCTACTTCTCCTGTCCATTAATAGACTCTCCACTTCCGTGACCCTTGCTCTCCACACATCTGTTTACATTGCATGTCTGTTCAAATCAAACTATCTTACGTTGAACTATAAAGCAGCAGCAGAAACAAGCCCGAGGCTGGGGCTTCCCATGCCATATTAGTGCCTTTACAGAGAACCATCGCTTTCATGACATAGACACGGAGCTTCTAAAATGCTGGGTTGTCAATGACTATTAACAAGACAGTCCCACAAACAACAAGACAAATAAACATACGGTCACAGAAATTCCCCAAATATTACACAAGAAAAAGACATTAGGTCGATGATCTATCGACGAGCATCTTGCGTTATTCTTTGACTCTTACCTTGCAGTGAGTGGCATCCTGGGAAGCGGGGCTATTCACAATGCCGTAGGCATCCAGAGTAGGCATGGTGTGTTGAGGCTGTGACAGCCCCAGGATGTAATCTAAAGAGTTCTGTGTGGTGGAGTACTGAGGGAAGTAGGTAGATGGGACCTGTGGAGAATGTTGTTTGTGATGCACCAGATGGTCTGAGGGGTTAGCGGTCACCCCTCCTTGTCCCTGGTAGTGACCTATGCCCCCTACCGTAACCCCGTTCATGACCATGCCCACGGTAGTCAAATCACCCATACCGTAATCCGTGTGAGTGACCTCTCcttctgtagtgtgtgtgagggtgtccGCGTGCCCGTTGGGGTAGGAGACGGTGCAGGCTCCATTAGCTCCATTAGCAGTCAGTCCCAACTGGTCGTCGTAGCTGGAACTATGCCAATCGGGATCAGGGTGCACCCCGTTGAGAGTggcactgctgctgctactagcCTTCTGCTGTTTGAAATGACACGGAGATTGAAGCTGGACCTGTAAgtgctggttgtgctgctgccacTGGCTCTGAAGATGGATGTTGTTCTGGTGCTGTTTGAGCTGCCCGGCCCAGTGAGGCCCCAGCTGGGATGTCTTACTGTTAACCAGGGGGTGAAGGCTGTGGCAGTGGTCATCCAGCCCCGCAAGCATATGCTGCTGCTGGGGAAGCCAGTGACCATTATGGACCAAGGTTAGTGAGTTCGTGTGCTGCAGGGTGTCTGGCTGGCTTGGCGTGGGGACGTCGGTTTGTGTCGGGGGCCAGGGGTATTTTGCCAGAACGGGCTTTACTAAGTTGAGGTGCTGCTGCATCTGCTGGGAGAGCTGCACTATGGGTGGCTGTTTTGGTAGTCTGTGAGGGGGTAACATGGGTTGAGGGGCAGGAGGGTCAGTAGCTTGGGGGTGGAAGGTAGAGATATGCATAGTGGGGGCGGCTTGGGTATGAGGGTTAAGGATAAGGGCAGAATTAAGGATAGGGCCTGGGGGatgggttgtggttgaggtttgtgGTATGGACACGTGACTATCCCCACCCTGGCCCTCCTCGGTCTTGTTCTCCAGCGAGTCGTGGATGTAGGCGAGGATCTCGTTGTTGGTGAGCAGGTCGTTGAGCGAGGGGATGTAGTCCGGATCCATCTCCACTCTGATCATCCTCTCATCCAGCAGCAGTAGCTCCAGATCCTCTGCGTTCAGACCCAGGTTCTCCAGAGCAGAGAACAGCTCGCTGATAGGAAGACATTTACTTTATTTGACAAATTCTAAATACATAGAGCCATGGGAGTACAACAATACAAATAGAAAAAAACCCATCTGAATTAAAATGTCATTATCAGAAGGGTTAATAGAATGGAAAGCTTGGGCAAGACTGGCTGTACATTGGGCAGTCCAATGGTACTTTAGACTCAATTAAATTGGAAAATACTTATAAAATATATGCAAAAATATACATTCACCTGTTAGAGCATGTCTCGTCCCCCTCCAGAGACAGTGAGTCCAGGGTGGCGAGCAGCGGGTCGAAGCTGGACGGAGGCTCTCCGTTGAGGCCAGTGGAGATGGTGGTAACCCCGTTGGGCACAGAGCTCCAGCTCTCTCCCACACCCCCACCCAGAGGGCCACCGCTATAGTATCCACTGCTCTGCCCTTTCCCCTCACCTCCCTCACTAAACAGACTACTGTGGAATGACATCTTGGGCTCGACGGCTGGTTGGCACACGTACACGGACTCATCCTGCCTCATCAGCGCCCCGAGCAGGGAGCTGGGGTCCAGTCCACCGTTATCCTTCGACGGGTTCTTGTCCAGCTTGCCCTTCTTGGATTTGGTCTTGCCTTTAGCCTGGAGTGAGTCGGTGAGGCCGTGGATGGGGTAGCTACTCTGGTAGAGAAGGGCCTCGCCCGTGGCGAAGGTGAAGGGGAGGTGCATGGAACGCTTGCTCAGgtgctctcctccctcctcctccctgggaatgagaggatggagagaaccaATCAGAACACACTCTTATTGTTCCAGATAAAACTCCAGCAAAGTTAAGGTTGCGTGTCCTTAAAGTTGGTGGCAGCTTCATTTTAACAGAGTGCCgcagcggttcccaaactaggggtcgtGACCCATGTCAGGTCGCCTGATATGAAAATGGGGTCGAGGGAGAATTTCCTAaatcctggtaaaaaaaaatgtatatacagtgccttgcgaaagtattcggcccccttgaactttgcgaccttttgccacatttcaggcttcaaacataaagatataaaactgtatttttttgtgaagaatcaacaacaagtgggacacaatcatgaagtggaacga from Oncorhynchus kisutch isolate 150728-3 linkage group LG5, Okis_V2, whole genome shotgun sequence harbors:
- the ahr1b gene encoding aryl hydrocarbon receptor isoform X2 — its product is MTDVMHQSVFDLIHTEDQQEFRRNLHWALNPPAVPQQVESPPDGKPVPSSSLVTYNPDQLPPENSSFLERNFVCRFRCLLDNSSGFLALTLQGRLKFLHGQNCRLDDGCNVPPQLALFAIATPLQPPSILEIRTKNMIFRTKHKLDFTPMACDAKGKIVLGYTEAELRVRGSGYQFIHAADMLYCAENHVRMIKTGESGLTVFRLLTKDNRWRWVQANARLVYKNGKPDYIIATQRPLVEEEGGEHLSKRSMHLPFTFATGEALLYQSSYPIHGLTDSLQAKGKTKSKKGKLDKNPSKDNGGLDPSSLLGALMRQDESVYVCQPAVEPKMSFHSSLFSEGGEGKGQSSGYYSGGPLGGGVGESWSSVPNGVTTISTGLNGEPPSSFDPLLATLDSLSLEGDETCSNSELFSALENLGLNAEDLELLLLDERMIRVEMDPDYIPSLNDLLTNNEILAYIHDSLENKTEEGQGGDSHVSIPQTSTTTHPPGPILNSALILNPHTQAAPTMHISTFHPQATDPPAPQPMLPPHRLPKQPPIVQLSQQMQQHLNLVKPVLAKYPWPPTQTDVPTPSQPDTLQHTNSLTLVHNGHWLPQQQHMLAGLDDHCHSLHPLVNSKTSQLGPHWAGQLKQHQNNIHLQSQWQQHNQHLQVQLQSPCHFKQQKASSSSSATLNGVHPDPDWHSSSYDDQLGLTANGANGACTVSYPNGHADTLTHTTEGEVTHTDYGMGDLTTVGMVMNGVTVGGIGHYQGQGGVTANPSDHLVHHKQHSPQVPSTYFPQYSTTQNSLDYILGLSQPQHTMPTLDAYGIVNSPASQDATHCKMENGCILNDTNVAYTGSCLLPNVNSQTTSDSLQPDALHTLPDPQTTGFYL
- the ahr1b gene encoding aryl hydrocarbon receptor isoform X1, whose product is MYAGRKRRKPVQRDIEVKDQKEKQTAPSGGTKSNPSKRHRDRLNSELDRLASLLPFPEEVTSSLDKLSILRLSVSYLRTKNFFSVALKTQACKGLKANGGNHDSSETTGLVDGWMPEGELLLQALNGFVLVITADGVIFYSSHTIQDYLGFHQTDVMHQSVFDLIHTEDQQEFRRNLHWALNPPAVPQQVESPPDGKPVPSSSLVTYNPDQLPPENSSFLERNFVCRFRCLLDNSSGFLALTLQGRLKFLHGQNCRLDDGCNVPPQLALFAIATPLQPPSILEIRTKNMIFRTKHKLDFTPMACDAKGKIVLGYTEAELRVRGSGYQFIHAADMLYCAENHVRMIKTGESGLTVFRLLTKDNRWRWVQANARLVYKNGKPDYIIATQRPLVEEEGGEHLSKRSMHLPFTFATGEALLYQSSYPIHGLTDSLQAKGKTKSKKGKLDKNPSKDNGGLDPSSLLGALMRQDESVYVCQPAVEPKMSFHSSLFSEGGEGKGQSSGYYSGGPLGGGVGESWSSVPNGVTTISTGLNGEPPSSFDPLLATLDSLSLEGDETCSNSELFSALENLGLNAEDLELLLLDERMIRVEMDPDYIPSLNDLLTNNEILAYIHDSLENKTEEGQGGDSHVSIPQTSTTTHPPGPILNSALILNPHTQAAPTMHISTFHPQATDPPAPQPMLPPHRLPKQPPIVQLSQQMQQHLNLVKPVLAKYPWPPTQTDVPTPSQPDTLQHTNSLTLVHNGHWLPQQQHMLAGLDDHCHSLHPLVNSKTSQLGPHWAGQLKQHQNNIHLQSQWQQHNQHLQVQLQSPCHFKQQKASSSSSATLNGVHPDPDWHSSSYDDQLGLTANGANGACTVSYPNGHADTLTHTTEGEVTHTDYGMGDLTTVGMVMNGVTVGGIGHYQGQGGVTANPSDHLVHHKQHSPQVPSTYFPQYSTTQNSLDYILGLSQPQHTMPTLDAYGIVNSPASQDATHCKMENGCILNDTNVAYTGSCLLPNVNSQTTSDSLQPDALHTLPDPQTTGFYL
- the ahr1b gene encoding aryl hydrocarbon receptor isoform X3 gives rise to the protein MHQSVFDLIHTEDQQEFRRNLHWALNPPAVPQQVESPPDGKPVPSSSLVTYNPDQLPPENSSFLERNFVCRFRCLLDNSSGFLALTLQGRLKFLHGQNCRLDDGCNVPPQLALFAIATPLQPPSILEIRTKNMIFRTKHKLDFTPMACDAKGKIVLGYTEAELRVRGSGYQFIHAADMLYCAENHVRMIKTGESGLTVFRLLTKDNRWRWVQANARLVYKNGKPDYIIATQRPLVEEEGGEHLSKRSMHLPFTFATGEALLYQSSYPIHGLTDSLQAKGKTKSKKGKLDKNPSKDNGGLDPSSLLGALMRQDESVYVCQPAVEPKMSFHSSLFSEGGEGKGQSSGYYSGGPLGGGVGESWSSVPNGVTTISTGLNGEPPSSFDPLLATLDSLSLEGDETCSNSELFSALENLGLNAEDLELLLLDERMIRVEMDPDYIPSLNDLLTNNEILAYIHDSLENKTEEGQGGDSHVSIPQTSTTTHPPGPILNSALILNPHTQAAPTMHISTFHPQATDPPAPQPMLPPHRLPKQPPIVQLSQQMQQHLNLVKPVLAKYPWPPTQTDVPTPSQPDTLQHTNSLTLVHNGHWLPQQQHMLAGLDDHCHSLHPLVNSKTSQLGPHWAGQLKQHQNNIHLQSQWQQHNQHLQVQLQSPCHFKQQKASSSSSATLNGVHPDPDWHSSSYDDQLGLTANGANGACTVSYPNGHADTLTHTTEGEVTHTDYGMGDLTTVGMVMNGVTVGGIGHYQGQGGVTANPSDHLVHHKQHSPQVPSTYFPQYSTTQNSLDYILGLSQPQHTMPTLDAYGIVNSPASQDATHCKMENGCILNDTNVAYTGSCLLPNVNSQTTSDSLQPDALHTLPDPQTTGFYL